From Candidatus Polarisedimenticolaceae bacterium:
TCGATAGTCGCGCCAAGCGACGGTCTGCTTGTGCCGACAGTCCAGTTCTTTCGAGCGCCCGGGAGATTATTTCCGCGCGTCCATCAGTAGCAAGGCCATAAAGTTCAGCAAAATACGAAAGCATCTCACTGACAGTGAGGAAGTCATAGGCTGTCCAGTCTTCCGGCATATAGCCGACGTAACGAAATCCCGGCGAGCCCGATTCGACCGCGCGACCGAACATAGCGATGCTTCCTCGCGTGGGTTTCAGGAGCCCGAGGAGACAGTGCAGTGCGGTCGACTTGCCGGCGCCGTTGGGACCGAGCAGGCCATAGATCTCGCCCCGCCGCAAGCGAAGCGTAAGGCCCGCGACTGCAGTCACCTCCCTGCGCCAGCCGTCGCGGAACACTCGACTAACGTCGCGCATTTCCACGACAAGATCCGTATCACCAGACATACTTGTCCTTGTACTTCCACAAGACAATTTGCTTGGCATTGTCGATCGAGAGGTCTTTGTCCTCTCGAAGCCGGCCGTAATACTCCCTTATTTCTCGGCCGCCCCTTGGCTCGACGCAATCGCAGTCAAGCACTCGCGCACCGCAGCCACAGGCGCACGCAAGACGAGAGAGCGCCCATGACGCTTGCACTGAGAGTGGCGAAGTATCGGGCGCAGGCTCGCAGAGGTGACGACTCATTCTGGACGCAGCCAGGATCTGCCCCAACTGAACATTCACTATTTGCCGAAACGACATGTCTCCGACTGGCCCCTCGAACGCTCCTACGTAGAAGCCTCTCACGTTCCCCTCTTCGTCAATGAAACACGTCGTCGGAAAAGCAACAACGCCGAAGGCTTTCGCGACCGATCCTCCGTGATCGATGAGGATCGGATAGTTCACACCCTTTTCCCTAGCGTAGCGAGCGACAGTAGGCGCGGCCTCATCGAAATCGACGCCCACAAGGGCAATCGGATCATCTGGATGCTCCTGAACGAACTTCCGAAAGATCGGTAGCTCTGAATCGCAAGGGCCACACCACGTCGCCGTGAAATTCAGGATTACGGCCTTGCCGCGAAACTCCTCGAGTGTGCGGGTGGCACCCTCCATGTCCTGGAGCGTGAAAGTAGGCGCTGGGCGATTCGTGCCAGTGAGATGCGCTCTGGTATCGTCCGGCAGATTCCGAATCCGATAGGTCGTACCAGTCGCGAGGAGCGTCAACAACCCGAGCATGAGCTTCCAGT
This genomic window contains:
- a CDS encoding TlpA disulfide reductase family protein; the encoded protein is MTSHTGGSTSWNWKLMLGLLTLLATGTTYRIRNLPDDTRAHLTGTNRPAPTFTLQDMEGATRTLEEFRGKAVILNFTATWCGPCDSELPIFRKFVQEHPDDPIALVGVDFDEAAPTVARYAREKGVNYPILIDHGGSVAKAFGVVAFPTTCFIDEEGNVRGFYVGAFEGPVGDMSFRQIVNVQLGQILAASRMSRHLCEPAPDTSPLSVQASWALSRLACACGCGARVLDCDCVEPRGGREIREYYGRLREDKDLSIDNAKQIVLWKYKDKYVW